A single window of Synechococcus sp. CBW1004 DNA harbors:
- a CDS encoding IS5 family transposase, whose product MAAPLQLGFTDYEQTYAKKKTRRQRFLDEMEATVPWDPFLALISPVYHRPSAKGGRPPFPLEVMLRIHLLQQWFTLSDPLMEEMLIDTPCFRRFAGIDMVEDRIPDETTILNFRHLLEENRIAEQILETVNQSLREKGVMLKEGTILDATIINAPSSTKNKTGERDPEMHSVAKGNQWFFGMRCHIGVDAASGLVHSVVSTAANVHELNTAPDRVHGEERVIYGDSGHIGIEKREAFKDCEAEMRIAMKPGQRRVLPDTPEGRLLDLMEAAKAHVRAKVEHPFRIIKCQFGFRKVFYRGIRKNNLKLTMLFALANLWMVRERCPSTA is encoded by the coding sequence ATGGCGGCCCCCCTCCAGTTGGGTTTCACGGACTACGAGCAGACCTACGCCAAGAAGAAAACGCGCCGGCAGCGCTTCCTCGATGAGATGGAAGCCACAGTGCCCTGGGATCCTTTCCTGGCCTTGATTTCGCCTGTGTACCACAGGCCTTCTGCCAAGGGCGGGCGCCCACCGTTTCCGCTGGAGGTGATGCTGCGCATCCACCTGCTGCAGCAGTGGTTCACGCTTTCCGATCCCTTGATGGAGGAGATGCTGATCGATACCCCCTGCTTCCGCCGCTTTGCTGGGATCGACATGGTTGAGGACCGGATCCCTGACGAGACGACGATCCTGAACTTCCGCCACCTCCTGGAAGAGAATCGGATAGCAGAGCAGATCCTGGAGACGGTGAACCAGAGCCTGCGGGAGAAGGGCGTGATGCTTAAGGAGGGTACGATCCTCGATGCCACAATCATCAACGCTCCCAGTTCAACCAAGAACAAGACGGGCGAGCGGGATCCTGAAATGCACTCGGTGGCCAAAGGCAACCAGTGGTTCTTTGGGATGCGGTGCCACATCGGTGTGGATGCAGCCTCGGGTCTGGTCCATTCCGTGGTGAGCACGGCTGCCAACGTCCATGAGCTGAACACGGCACCCGATCGCGTCCATGGCGAGGAACGCGTGATCTACGGCGACTCTGGCCACATCGGCATCGAAAAGCGTGAGGCGTTCAAGGACTGCGAAGCAGAGATGCGCATCGCCATGAAGCCCGGACAGCGCCGAGTTCTACCGGACACCCCAGAGGGAAGACTGCTGGATCTGATGGAGGCGGCGAAAGCACATGTCAGGGCAAAGGTGGAGCATCCATTTCGGATCATCAAGTGCCAGTTTGGATTTCGGAAGGTCTTCTACCGAGGCATCCGCAAGAACAACCTCAAGCTGACGATGCTGTTTGCCCTCGCCAATCTCTGGATGGTGCGCGAACGTTGTCCTTCTACAGCGTAA
- the glyQ gene encoding glycine--tRNA ligase subunit alpha — MHFQDIIATLNRFWAEQGCLILQPYDTEKGAGTMSPHTVLRAIGPEPWAVAYPEPCRRPTDGRYGDNPNRAQHYFQYQVLIKPSPDAIQETYLASLEALGIRAAEHDIRFVEDNWESPTLGAWGVGWEVWLDGMEVTQFTYFQQCGGIDCTPVSIEITYGLERLAMYLQDVESIWELSWDGNRSYGDIWLPFEKGQCTYNFEASNPERLQQLFALYEAEATDLVAACLPAPALDFVLKCSHTFNLLEARGVISVTERTATIARIRHLARQVAEAWLAEREALGFPLLAREQAGALLQRAAEPVPA, encoded by the coding sequence ATGCACTTCCAGGACATCATCGCCACCCTCAACCGCTTCTGGGCGGAGCAGGGCTGCCTAATCCTCCAGCCCTACGACACCGAGAAGGGTGCGGGCACCATGAGTCCGCACACGGTGCTGCGGGCGATCGGGCCGGAGCCCTGGGCGGTGGCCTATCCGGAGCCCTGCCGCCGTCCCACCGACGGCCGCTATGGCGACAACCCCAACCGCGCCCAGCACTACTTCCAGTACCAGGTGCTGATCAAACCCAGCCCCGACGCGATCCAGGAGACCTACCTGGCCTCCCTGGAGGCCCTCGGCATCCGGGCGGCCGAGCATGACATCCGCTTCGTGGAGGACAACTGGGAGTCGCCCACCCTCGGCGCCTGGGGCGTGGGCTGGGAGGTGTGGCTCGATGGCATGGAGGTGACCCAGTTCACCTATTTCCAGCAGTGCGGCGGCATCGACTGCACACCGGTGTCGATCGAGATCACCTACGGCCTCGAGCGGCTGGCCATGTATCTGCAGGATGTCGAGAGCATCTGGGAGCTCTCCTGGGATGGCAACCGCTCCTACGGCGACATCTGGCTGCCGTTCGAGAAGGGCCAGTGCACCTACAACTTCGAGGCCTCCAACCCGGAGCGGCTGCAGCAGCTCTTCGCGCTGTATGAGGCCGAGGCCACCGATCTGGTGGCGGCGTGCCTGCCGGCGCCGGCGCTCGATTTCGTGCTCAAGTGCAGCCACACCTTCAACCTGCTGGAGGCCCGCGGCGTCATCTCGGTGACCGAGCGCACCGCCACCATCGCCCGCATCCGCCATCTGGCGCGGCAGGTGGCCGAGGCCTGGCTGGCGGAGCGCGAGGCGCTGGGCTTCCCGCTGCTGGCCCGGGAGCAGGCCGGCGCGCTGCTGCAGCGCGCCGCTGAGCCGGTGCCCGCCTGA
- a CDS encoding ComEC/Rec2 family competence protein produces MVSAAVAGRRQGAGVATRLATRLIAVALVLAFLVLFGLRLRPAALGPADPVRWLAGGDGPVPVTLRGALLEDPRRPPPSSPRPASPAPPPASDVQPGEGPCKALLQTAVGRTELALDPCPPLRQGWQVRASGELRRLRPAPHPLLAGPAERLAGQGVRTRLRVQQLQVLERPATPILDLRQRIAGRLIDAAGAERGGLLAALVLGSAVVPLPLELREAFRAAGLSHALAASGFHLTVLLGVVTALGRPLPRPLRLVLSAGAILAFLLLAGPQGSVVRAVLMGAVALLALECGRRARPLPLLLVTAVTMLWLQPAWLRDVGFQFSVLATAGLLITASPLEQAIAARLPDGRGGRPGWLQRLLAPALSVPLAATLWTLPLQLLHFGVVPLYAVPANLVAGPLLTPLTLAAMLLAAVALLVPSLLPLLLLAVDPLARLLLAIAAWFARLPMAQWQIGRPLPLLVALFALAVLGLLLPLPRRWLRPMALLLLLVVAAAHLQLLRADQLLLVHQGSAGEGRDLLLARSQGRGALISSRADPFSCRQVGSLVKGLGLPRLDWVLLLDPVASQDPACWREQSDLVVAYGDDSLPLAAGERLESPGLAVQALTQDSHALHLELGSQRWLLLPDRQALQAWQDLDETPPQGVWLGFQPRPQERRALQRRGSSGGWRWISGSGRSGALPPPWRASGDSGSLQAPGG; encoded by the coding sequence ATGGTCAGCGCAGCAGTCGCCGGCAGGCGCCAGGGTGCGGGCGTGGCCACGCGGCTGGCCACTCGGCTGATCGCAGTGGCGCTGGTCCTGGCGTTCCTGGTGCTGTTCGGGCTGCGCCTGCGGCCGGCCGCCCTGGGACCCGCTGATCCGGTGCGCTGGCTCGCCGGTGGTGATGGGCCGGTGCCCGTGACCCTGCGGGGCGCCCTGCTCGAGGATCCCCGCCGGCCGCCGCCGTCATCCCCGCGGCCTGCCAGCCCCGCCCCGCCGCCTGCGTCCGACGTGCAGCCAGGCGAGGGCCCCTGCAAGGCGCTGCTGCAGACCGCCGTTGGTCGCACGGAGCTGGCGCTGGATCCCTGCCCGCCCCTGCGCCAGGGCTGGCAGGTGCGGGCCAGCGGTGAGCTGAGGCGGCTGCGGCCCGCGCCCCATCCGCTGCTCGCCGGTCCGGCCGAGCGGCTGGCGGGGCAGGGGGTGCGGACCCGCCTGCGGGTGCAGCAGTTGCAGGTGCTGGAGCGCCCCGCGACGCCGATCCTCGATCTGCGCCAGCGCATCGCCGGGCGGCTCATCGATGCCGCCGGAGCCGAACGCGGCGGTCTGCTGGCGGCCCTGGTGCTCGGGAGTGCCGTGGTGCCTCTTCCCCTGGAGCTGCGCGAGGCCTTCCGCGCCGCGGGGCTCTCCCATGCGCTGGCGGCCTCGGGGTTTCACCTGACGGTGCTGCTGGGGGTGGTGACGGCGCTGGGCCGGCCCCTCCCCCGGCCGCTGCGGCTGGTGCTCTCGGCAGGGGCGATCCTCGCCTTTCTGCTGCTGGCGGGGCCACAGGGCTCGGTGGTGCGGGCGGTGCTGATGGGGGCTGTGGCGCTGCTGGCACTGGAGTGCGGCCGCCGCGCCAGGCCGCTGCCTTTGCTGCTGGTCACCGCGGTGACGATGCTCTGGCTCCAGCCCGCCTGGCTGCGGGATGTGGGCTTCCAGTTCTCGGTGCTGGCAACGGCCGGCCTGCTGATCACGGCCTCGCCGCTGGAGCAGGCGATCGCGGCGCGGCTTCCTGATGGACGGGGCGGCCGGCCGGGCTGGCTGCAGCGGCTGCTGGCGCCGGCCCTGTCGGTGCCCCTGGCGGCGACCCTCTGGACACTGCCGTTGCAGCTGCTGCACTTCGGGGTGGTGCCGCTCTATGCGGTGCCCGCGAACCTCGTGGCCGGGCCGCTGCTGACACCTCTGACCCTGGCGGCGATGCTGCTGGCGGCGGTGGCGCTGCTCGTGCCATCCCTGCTGCCCCTGCTGCTGCTGGCGGTGGATCCGCTGGCAAGGCTGTTGCTGGCGATCGCCGCCTGGTTCGCACGCCTGCCGATGGCCCAGTGGCAGATCGGACGGCCGCTGCCGCTGCTGGTGGCCCTGTTCGCCCTGGCGGTCCTGGGCTTGTTGCTGCCGCTGCCGCGTCGCTGGCTCAGGCCGATGGCGCTGCTGCTGCTCCTGGTGGTGGCGGCGGCCCATCTGCAGCTGCTGCGGGCCGATCAGCTGCTGCTGGTGCACCAGGGGAGTGCCGGCGAAGGACGCGATCTGCTGCTGGCACGCAGCCAGGGCCGCGGTGCGTTGATCAGCAGCCGCGCCGATCCGTTCAGCTGCCGCCAGGTGGGCAGCCTGGTGAAGGGACTCGGCCTGCCGCGTCTGGACTGGGTGCTGCTCCTTGATCCGGTCGCGTCGCAGGATCCCGCCTGCTGGAGGGAGCAGAGCGACCTTGTGGTGGCCTATGGCGATGACAGCCTGCCCCTGGCGGCGGGGGAGCGGCTCGAGAGTCCGGGACTGGCGGTGCAGGCGCTGACGCAGGACAGCCATGCCCTGCATCTGGAGCTCGGCAGCCAGCGGTGGCTCCTGCTGCCCGACAGGCAGGCCCTGCAGGCCTGGCAGGATCTGGACGAGACGCCGCCACAGGGGGTGTGGCTGGGGTTCCAGCCCAGGCCGCAGGAGCGGCGGGCCCTGCAGCGGCGAGGCAGCTCCGGTGGCTGGCGCTGGATCAGCGGATCGGGGCGCAGCGGCGCATTGCCACCGCCCTGGCGCGCCAGCGGCGACAGTGGTTCCCTGCAGGCCCCCGGGGGGTGA
- a CDS encoding DUF1028 domain-containing protein — MTFSILARDPGNGRFGVAVATFHLAVGSTVPHIRSGVGAVATQAHTNPYLGICGLERLEQNLSAEQVKASLLRDDPQRNLRQFHLIDARGQTAAWTGADCGEWAGHRSREGVAVAGNLLVGEAVLIAMEEAFLTSDPSWKLGRRLIHALHAGEAAGGDRRASHATSAALQVSGEAAFPLLDLRIDYHDQALSELTLLYERSQMHWAQTWRDELAQRPIISRHVA; from the coding sequence ATGACGTTCTCGATCCTGGCGCGGGATCCGGGCAACGGACGCTTCGGGGTGGCCGTGGCCACCTTTCATCTGGCTGTCGGATCCACCGTGCCGCACATTCGCTCCGGTGTGGGTGCCGTCGCCACCCAGGCCCACACCAACCCTTATCTGGGCATCTGCGGGCTGGAGCGTCTTGAACAGAACCTCAGCGCCGAGCAGGTGAAAGCCAGCCTGCTGCGCGACGATCCCCAACGGAACCTGCGCCAGTTTCACCTGATCGATGCCCGCGGCCAGACCGCCGCCTGGACGGGCGCAGACTGCGGTGAGTGGGCGGGTCACCGGAGCCGCGAGGGGGTTGCCGTGGCGGGCAATCTGCTGGTGGGGGAAGCCGTCCTGATCGCCATGGAAGAGGCCTTTCTCACCAGTGACCCCAGCTGGAAGCTTGGACGACGCCTGATCCACGCGCTGCATGCGGGCGAAGCCGCCGGCGGCGACAGGCGTGCCAGCCACGCCACCTCCGCAGCCCTGCAGGTGAGTGGCGAGGCAGCTTTCCCGCTGCTCGATCTGCGAATCGATTACCACGACCAGGCCCTCTCTGAGCTGACCCTGCTCTATGAGCGCAGCCAGATGCACTGGGCGCAGACCTGGCGCGACGAACTAGCCCAACGGCCGATCATCAGCCGTCATGTGGCCTGA